The following are encoded together in the Oncorhynchus kisutch isolate 150728-3 linkage group LG8, Okis_V2, whole genome shotgun sequence genome:
- the LOC109895075 gene encoding complexin-4, producing the protein MSTEGMSREEAEEYQKQVVEEKMERDSEFLVKKAERATLRTCLRDKYRLPKSEQDANLMELAGDDIDVPEELLKMVDEDATEEEEKDSILGQIQNLQNMDMDQIKEKASATMVEMKSKAEEKCSVM; encoded by the exons ATGTCCACCGAGGGGATGtctagagaggaggcagaggagtaCCAGAAACAGGTGGTGGAGGAAAA GATGGAGAGAGATTCCGAGTTCTTGGTAAAGAAAGCTGAGAGGGCCACACTGAGAACGTGCTTAAGAGACAAATACAGACTACCAAAG AGTGAACAGGACGCAAACCTGATGGAGTTGGCAGGGGACGACATTGACGTGCCTGAAGAACTACTCAAAATGGTGGACGAGGACgccacagaggaagaggagaaggactCTATCCTGGGCCAGATACAGAACCTCCAGAACATGGACATGGACCAGATCAAGGAGAAAGCCTCAGCCACCATGGTTGAGATGAAATCTAAAGCAGAGGAGAAGTGCTCTGTAATGTGA